One Vitis riparia cultivar Riparia Gloire de Montpellier isolate 1030 chromosome 4, EGFV_Vit.rip_1.0, whole genome shotgun sequence genomic window carries:
- the LOC117912967 gene encoding LOW QUALITY PROTEIN: two-component response regulator ARR12-like (The sequence of the model RefSeq protein was modified relative to this genomic sequence to represent the inferred CDS: inserted 1 base in 1 codon; deleted 1 base in 1 codon) yields the protein MTVEPRVEDPNDQFPIGMRVLAVDDDPTCLRLLDTLLRRCQYHVTTTSQAITALKMLRENKNQFDLVISDVHMPDMDGFKLLELVGLEMDLPVIMLSANDDPKLVMKGITHGAYDYLLKPVRIEQLKNIWQHVIRRRRFDPRDQNNSDSRDKRQGPGEGGQGSSEPGNPDHGKLNKKRKDQNEDDDEENDENGHDNEDPSSQKKPRVVWSVELHRKFVAAVNQLGIDRAVPKKILDLMNVEKLTRENVASHLQKYRLYLKRISCVANQQANMVAALGSTDSTYLHSLNGLGNFYNLSGSGQLPNSTFRSFPPSGMLGRLNTPSGMGMHCLSSSEMVQLGHLQNSSNPINSGGKFQPVLLPGNQNGIILQGMPMSLELEQLQHNKGIIRVGELSTTIGDSTVFPASSGFPDTKMTSSRSSSSLLVAANSPLMLQGHSQENQRRGGLRNQNSATLLNAELPSSFPDHGRCNDNWSTAVQPSAIQSSSFPLSDCFKQATLHPSNLRDNISSVTLQSGTNLRDVSCVTSMPPPLPDSRTDLECQAMTISSNSVKMMNYSPKVWDDHKHKLSHHSSLGCSSANSLIPAPGVMGTFDQGLDLKNTISDRNMDFNLMGESNFVNPLPMQQNAVEESASDTALQLKQGCTLGQRKPQSSYASNNVGSLEDLVSAMMKQEFYRLRSSFRAKKEHASLLEDFREFDRSRLDLEEGGGSEQVLLKEHASISRSTGQMDTVISQAQATLGALVFQRSTFGGINSKLSNVSSRLPTVNNILSAIKRXKSLDTIILSLVASVCTFLILIYWLSK from the exons ATGACAGTTGAACCGAGGGTTGAAGACCCAAATGATCAATTTCCGATTGGTATGCGGGTTCTCGCCGTTGATGATGACCCTACCTGTCTTAGGCTCTTGGACACTCTGCTTCGTCGATGCCAGTACCATG TTACGACAACTAGTCAGGCAATCACAGCATTGAAGATGctgagagaaaacaaaaaccagTTTGATTTGGTTATCAGTGATGTGCATATGCCTGACATGGACGGTTTCAAGCTGCTTGAGCTTGTGGGGCTTGAGATGGACCTACCTGTAATAA TGCTATCGGCAAATGATGACCCGAAGCTTGTGATGAAGGGAATTACCCATGGGGCTTATGATTATTTGCTGAAACCTGTTCGAATTGAGCAGCTAAAGAACATATGGCAACATGTAATCAGGAGAAGGAGGTTTGATCCTAGGGACCAGAATAATTCTGACAGTCGAGACAAGCGTCAAGGACCTGGTGAAGGAGGACAAGGGTCCAGTGAACCAGGGAATCCTGATCATGGGAAGCTTAATAAAAAGCGGAAGGACCAGAATGAAGATGACGATGAGGAAAATGATGAGAATGGACATGATAATGAGGACCCGTCAAGTCAGAAGAAGCCTCGTGTTGTTTGGTCTGTAGAGCTGCATCGCAAATTTGTTGCAGCTGTTAATCAGTTGGGCATTGACa GGGCTGTACCTAAAAAGATATTAGATTTGATGAATGTTGAGAAGCTTACAAGAGAAAATGTAGCAAGCCATCTCCAG AAATATAGGCTTTACCTAAAAAGGATCAGCTGTGTGGCAAATCAGCAAGCTAATATGGTTGCAGCCTTGGGCAGTACGGATTCTACCTATTTGCATTCACTTAATGGCCTTGGAAATTTCTACAATTTGTCTGGATCTGGGCAGTTGCCAAACTCTACTTTCAGATCCTTCCCACCTAGTGGAATGCTCGGTAGATTGAACACTCCTTCTGGTATGGGTATGCATTGCCTTTCTTCTTCAGAGATGGTTCAACTGGGACATTTGCAAAACTCAAGCAATCCTATTAACAGTGGGGGTAAATTCCAGCCGGTGTTACTACCTGGAAACCAAAATGGTATTATACTTCAAGGGATGCCAATGTCCTTAGAACTTGAGCAATTGCAACATAATAAAGGCATCATCCGTGTTGGAGAGCTCTCTACTACTATTGGGGATTCAACTGTTTTCCCTGCTTCAAGTGGCTTCCCAGATACAAAAATGACTTCCAGTAGGTCATCCAGCTCTCTTCTTGTTGCTGCAAACAGTCCCTTAATGTTACAAGGACACTCCCAAGAGAACCAAAGAAGAGGAGGGTTGAGAAATCAAAATTCTGCTACATTGTTAAACGCAGAGCTTCCTTCTTCATTTCCAGATCATGGTAGATGTAATGACAACTGGTCAACTGCTGTTCAGCCATCTGCGATCCAATCAAGTTCTTTTCCATTAAGTGACTGCTTTAAACAGGCTACTTTGCATCCTAGTAACTTGAGAGACAATATCTCTTCAGTGACCCTGCAAAGTGGGACTAATCTACGTGATGTTTCTTGTGTCACTTCAATGCCTCCTCCACTGCCAGATTCAAGAACAGATTTAGAATGTCAAGCAATGACTATCAGTAGTAATTCTGTAAAAATGATGAATTATTCCCCAAAAGTGTGGGATGACCATAAACACAAGCTCTCTCACCATTCAAGTCTCGGATGCAGCTCAGCAAACTCTTTGATCCCTGCTCCTGGAGTAATGGGTACATTTGACCAGGGTTTGGACCTGAAAAACACAATATCTGACAGAAATATGGATTTCAATTTGATGGGGGAGTCAAATTTTGTCAATCCCTTGCCCATGCAGCAGAATGCAGTTGAGGAATCAGCTTCAGATACGGCATTGCAGTTGAAGCAAGGTTGCACCTTGGGGCAAAGAAAACCACAAAGCAGCTATGCTTCTAATAATGTTGGTTCCTTGGAAGATCTAGTGAGTGCAATGATGAAACAG GAGTTTTATAGGCTTCGCTCTAGCTTTAGAGCTAAGAAGGAGCATGCGTCATTGCTTGAGGATTTCAGAGAGTTTGACAGGAGTAGGCTAGACTTGGAAGAAGGTGGTGGCTCTGAGCAGGTTTTACTTAAGGAGCATGCATCTATCAGCAGAAGTACAGGACAG ATGGATACTGTAATTTCTCAAGCACAAGCAACACTTGGGGCGCTTGTCTTTCAACGCTCAACCTTT GGGGGCATTAATTCAAAGCTTAGCAATGTCAGCAGCCGCCTCCCAACG GTGAATAACATCCTCTCGGctataaaga aaaagtctCTGGATACCATCATCCTTTCCCTTGTTGCTTCTGTCTGCACATTTCTCATTCTGATCTATTGGTTGAGCAAATAA